A genomic segment from Chitinophaga flava encodes:
- a CDS encoding LysE family translocator produces MPAHQLLLFALAALVMVLTPGPNMIYLVSRSVTQGRKAAMISLGGVACGLLFHITLVSFGLTTILMAIPYAYTILKTIGVIYLLYLAWQAIKPGGRPVFENAGALKYDKPVKLFSMGLFTSMLNPKIAVFYMSFFPQFIKPEYGSILVQSFTLGFIQILMSFTINSMIIFSAAKVTRWFSANPKWVRAQKWFMGSVFAGLALKMALDKGK; encoded by the coding sequence GAATATGATTTATCTGGTTTCCAGATCAGTGACACAAGGAAGAAAAGCAGCCATGATTTCGTTGGGCGGGGTGGCGTGTGGATTATTGTTTCATATTACGCTGGTATCTTTTGGTTTGACTACCATCCTGATGGCTATACCTTACGCCTATACGATCCTCAAAACTATCGGGGTGATATATCTGCTGTACCTGGCCTGGCAGGCCATAAAACCCGGCGGCAGACCTGTTTTCGAAAATGCCGGCGCCCTCAAATATGATAAACCGGTGAAACTGTTTAGCATGGGTTTGTTTACCAGTATGCTGAATCCCAAGATTGCGGTGTTTTACATGTCTTTCTTTCCTCAGTTTATCAAACCGGAATATGGTTCTATTCTGGTACAGAGTTTTACCTTGGGTTTTATTCAGATACTGATGAGTTTTACGATCAACAGTATGATCATTTTTTCTGCTGCAAAAGTAACGCGCTGGTTCAGCGCCAACCCGAAGTGGGTGCGTGCCCAGAAATGGTTTATGGGCAGCGTTTTTGCCGGACTGGCGCTGAAGATGGCGTTAGACAAAGGCAAATAG
- a CDS encoding beta-N-acetylhexosaminidase, producing the protein MKTIFLSMLIFACCLQLSAQQACPVIPLPVQYTRAQGELVLNDNIRIEAKDPSLQPLATYLRNELQRTFNIVSPGKGTAKSPVIILQRIKKNDNVDAYTLKITSSAVVIAASGNEGVFNGITTFLQLAATAGTATPRRVGCWNISDAPHYAWRGFMLDESRFFFGKEKVKSILDWMAFYKLNRFHWHLTDAPGWRLEIKKYPLLTTVGGIGNHTDPKAPATFYTQDDIREIVAYAQERFIQVIPEIDMPGHASAANRAYPAFDGGGTEKYPSFTFNPGKEGTYQYLADILKETATLFPAGMIHLGGDEVSFGNKAWDADSGVAHLMKTKGFNNRKQVEDYFFQRMADTVFNLHNKVMAWDEVATATLPVNKSIVCWWRHDKPENLRLALEKGYAVVMCPRLPLYFDFIQDSTHKIGRRWRVGEFNTLKSVYDFSTGNVPAASGHEQQILGIQACLWSETISNPKRLDFLLFPRISALAEAAWTQPASRNFEQYIERLKPQMKLYEQDKLYFYDYFQPSRHVETGKPTDQKSFID; encoded by the coding sequence ATGAAAACTATCTTTTTATCAATGCTGATTTTTGCCTGTTGCCTGCAGCTGTCAGCGCAACAGGCATGCCCGGTGATTCCTTTGCCTGTACAATACACCCGGGCACAAGGTGAGCTGGTGCTCAACGATAATATCAGGATCGAGGCAAAAGACCCTTCCCTGCAGCCTTTGGCCACCTACCTGCGAAATGAGTTACAGCGTACATTCAATATCGTTAGTCCCGGCAAGGGTACTGCCAAATCACCAGTGATCATCCTGCAACGCATTAAGAAGAATGATAACGTAGACGCATATACGCTGAAGATAACTTCATCTGCTGTGGTGATCGCCGCTTCGGGCAACGAAGGGGTCTTCAACGGTATCACCACCTTCCTGCAGCTGGCAGCTACTGCCGGCACTGCAACTCCTCGCCGTGTTGGCTGCTGGAACATCAGCGATGCACCCCATTACGCCTGGCGTGGTTTCATGCTCGACGAATCCCGCTTCTTCTTCGGAAAAGAAAAAGTAAAGTCTATCCTCGACTGGATGGCCTTCTACAAACTGAACCGCTTCCACTGGCATCTGACCGACGCTCCCGGCTGGCGCCTGGAAATCAAAAAGTATCCGCTGCTGACAACAGTAGGCGGTATCGGCAATCATACTGATCCTAAAGCACCAGCCACCTTCTATACACAGGATGATATCCGGGAAATTGTAGCCTATGCACAGGAACGGTTTATCCAGGTGATTCCGGAGATCGATATGCCAGGACATGCCAGTGCTGCCAACAGGGCCTATCCTGCCTTTGATGGCGGTGGCACTGAAAAATATCCATCCTTCACCTTTAATCCGGGGAAAGAAGGTACCTATCAATACCTCGCTGATATCCTGAAAGAAACGGCAACCCTGTTTCCTGCTGGTATGATCCACCTGGGCGGCGATGAAGTGTCTTTCGGCAACAAAGCCTGGGATGCAGACAGCGGTGTGGCCCACCTCATGAAAACAAAAGGATTCAACAACCGCAAACAGGTAGAAGATTATTTCTTCCAGCGTATGGCCGATACCGTTTTTAATCTGCATAACAAGGTGATGGCCTGGGATGAAGTGGCTACTGCTACTTTGCCGGTCAACAAAAGCATCGTTTGCTGGTGGAGACATGATAAACCCGAAAACCTGCGCCTGGCGCTGGAGAAAGGCTATGCAGTGGTGATGTGTCCGCGGCTGCCGCTTTACTTCGATTTCATACAGGACAGCACACACAAAATAGGCCGCAGATGGAGAGTGGGAGAGTTTAATACACTGAAATCAGTATATGATTTTTCAACAGGCAATGTGCCGGCTGCCAGCGGACATGAACAGCAGATACTGGGCATACAGGCCTGCCTCTGGTCTGAAACGATCTCCAACCCTAAAAGACTCGATTTCCTGCTGTTTCCACGCATCTCTGCCCTGGCGGAAGCCGCCTGGACACAACCAGCCTCCAGGAACTTTGAACAATACATCGAAAGGCTGAAACCACAGATGAAACTGTATGAACAGGATAAACTATATTTCTACGATTACTTCCAGCCTTCCCGGCATGTGGAAACAGGTAAACCTACTGATCAGAAAAGTTTTATCGATTAA
- the fabF gene encoding beta-ketoacyl-ACP synthase II, producing MKRVVITGMGAITPLGNNVAAFWNNLVAGTSGAATITRFDAARFRTKFACELKGYDPAATLDKAEIRKTDPFTQYALSAAAEAISDAGLDFSTMNPFDTGVIWGSGQGGMQTFEEQVTEYVTGDYNPRFSPYFVPRLIGNMASGMISIKYGLMGINYTTVSACATSNTAIMDALNYIRWGKAKVMVTGGSEAPITPASVGGFCAMKAMSARNNDPAVASRPFDTDRDGFVMGEGAAALILEEYEHAKARGAHIYAEVAGAAMTADAYHMTATHPEGLGAYQAMKGALEDAGLNHKEVDYLNAHATSTPVGDLSEIAAITRLFGTQPDRLHISATKSMTGHLLGAAGAIEAIACVKSITDSIIPPTINTTTLDPKIPAGLQIVLQKAVEKEVKVAISNTFGFGGHNGIVVFKKV from the coding sequence ATGAAAAGAGTTGTTATTACGGGGATGGGAGCCATTACCCCGCTTGGAAATAACGTAGCTGCCTTCTGGAACAATCTGGTGGCCGGCACCAGCGGTGCCGCCACTATCACCCGTTTCGATGCGGCCCGCTTCCGGACAAAATTTGCGTGTGAGCTGAAAGGTTATGATCCTGCTGCAACACTTGACAAAGCAGAGATCCGTAAAACAGATCCCTTCACACAATACGCCCTCTCCGCCGCCGCAGAAGCCATCAGCGATGCCGGCCTGGACTTCAGCACCATGAATCCTTTTGACACTGGCGTAATCTGGGGCTCCGGACAAGGAGGCATGCAAACCTTCGAAGAACAGGTGACCGAATATGTTACTGGTGACTATAATCCCCGCTTCAGTCCTTATTTTGTTCCCCGCCTCATCGGCAATATGGCGTCGGGCATGATCTCCATTAAATACGGACTGATGGGCATCAATTACACCACCGTGTCTGCCTGCGCCACTTCCAACACGGCTATCATGGACGCACTTAACTACATCCGTTGGGGTAAGGCTAAAGTGATGGTTACCGGTGGCTCGGAAGCACCTATCACGCCAGCCTCTGTGGGCGGTTTCTGTGCGATGAAAGCCATGTCTGCCAGAAACAACGACCCAGCCGTAGCTTCCCGTCCTTTTGATACAGACCGGGATGGTTTTGTAATGGGAGAAGGGGCCGCTGCGCTTATTCTGGAAGAATACGAACATGCCAAAGCGAGAGGAGCCCATATTTATGCAGAAGTAGCCGGAGCAGCCATGACAGCCGATGCATACCATATGACCGCCACCCACCCGGAAGGACTAGGTGCCTACCAGGCTATGAAAGGAGCCCTCGAAGATGCGGGCCTCAACCATAAGGAGGTAGACTATCTCAATGCGCACGCTACCTCCACACCGGTAGGTGATCTGAGCGAAATCGCGGCCATCACCCGCCTGTTCGGGACACAGCCCGACAGACTGCATATCAGCGCTACCAAGTCAATGACAGGCCATCTGCTGGGGGCCGCCGGCGCCATCGAAGCAATCGCCTGTGTGAAAAGCATTACCGACAGCATCATCCCGCCTACTATCAATACCACCACACTGGACCCGAAAATACCGGCAGGCCTGCAAATAGTATTGCAGAAAGCCGTGGAAAAAGAAGTGAAAGTAGCCATCAGCAATACTTTCGGATTCGGTGGACACAACGGGATTGTGGTATTCAAAAAAGTATAG
- a CDS encoding TetR/AcrR family transcriptional regulator — protein sequence MSETKDKIVSLADKLIRVKGFNAFSYKDISDPLEMKNAAIHYHFPSKADLGIAVVDDEMERFSRNTTGWSKLPEDKQLANLFDVFRRHCHAGNVCLMGSLAPDYETLTPAMQTKIQAMADAIVEWVSHLLEQGRKNKRFHFKGTARDRALLVISNLQSSLLLSRVMGPETFDRISHQLLEDLCA from the coding sequence ATGTCAGAGACAAAAGACAAGATAGTATCCCTCGCGGACAAACTCATCCGCGTAAAAGGTTTCAACGCCTTCAGCTACAAGGATATCTCCGATCCGCTGGAAATGAAGAATGCTGCCATCCACTACCATTTCCCGTCTAAAGCAGACCTGGGCATCGCCGTAGTAGATGATGAGATGGAACGTTTTTCCAGAAACACCACCGGCTGGAGCAAACTGCCGGAAGACAAACAACTGGCGAATTTATTCGATGTATTCCGTCGTCATTGCCATGCCGGCAATGTATGCCTGATGGGCTCTCTGGCACCGGACTACGAAACACTGACACCAGCCATGCAAACAAAAATACAGGCTATGGCAGATGCTATCGTAGAATGGGTAAGCCACCTCCTGGAACAAGGCCGGAAAAACAAACGCTTTCATTTTAAAGGCACAGCACGTGACAGAGCGCTGCTGGTGATTTCCAATCTTCAATCTTCTTTATTGCTATCAAGGGTCATGGGACCGGAAACATTCGACCGGATCAGCCACCAGCTGCTCGAAGACCTTTGTGCTTAA
- a CDS encoding VOC family protein: protein MSNTLSESKYKHEQVQYIEFLSEDLDRARKFYSSSFGWEFTNYGPDYMAFGGDHVDGGFMPGKPVNGTMLVVLYSKDLDATKDKVIAAGGTIVKDVFKFPGGRRFHFADPDGYELAVWTVE from the coding sequence ATGTCAAACACTCTATCAGAGAGTAAATACAAACACGAGCAGGTACAATATATCGAGTTTCTTTCCGAAGACCTCGATCGTGCCAGGAAATTTTATTCCAGCAGTTTTGGCTGGGAATTCACGAACTACGGTCCCGACTATATGGCATTTGGAGGAGATCACGTGGATGGTGGATTCATGCCGGGGAAACCAGTGAATGGCACTATGCTTGTCGTGCTTTATTCCAAAGACCTTGATGCAACCAAAGACAAGGTCATTGCAGCAGGAGGCACCATTGTGAAAGATGTCTTCAAATTCCCTGGTGGCAGACGTTTTCACTTTGCAGACCCCGACGGTTATGAACTGGCGGTTTGGACTGTAGAATAA
- a CDS encoding right-handed parallel beta-helix repeat-containing protein, whose product MRKPYLPLKKICGSLLLLCILYITGCHKSDAPGSQKDSGGPGDAEAGAWPLSPPAEICGNTQLLTGPAVAPAGAISVPAGNNSGFDFKREGATFYLESGVHTIGGDALSQIIPADNTTFIGAPGAILDGQHVNQYAFTQRAVNVTIRYLTIRNFMAPRDEGVVNHDAGDKWTIEYNTIANNKGAGLMVGPNNIYRYNCIKDNGQYGINSCCGTETNEVVNFVLDHNEIAGNNTDDWESKIDGCGCTGGVKFWINKNTTVTNNWVHNNKGVGLWLDNNNRGFVIENNYINDNDGNGLMIEAGYDARVRFNNFKKNAIVAGKESARKGDYFPVPAIYISEAGSPRGFNLKTSPMLISNNNFENNWGGVVLWENANRYSGSSANTHKAGTIKIRNLYDDSPCKSGLPDVIPGSVVDKFVCRWSTENVVVENNEFRIDKALLGCTGGNYCGINGIFSEYGTFPEFSGYQIPWRITFQQDNIFRNNHYYGDWQFAGFEVTTPDGSRVSWKNWTAPAPPVPDKPSIDNRPGTFGQDKGSTYVK is encoded by the coding sequence ATGAGAAAACCTTATTTACCATTAAAAAAGATCTGTGGATCTTTACTTCTGTTGTGCATCCTCTATATCACGGGATGTCATAAGTCTGATGCTCCTGGCTCCCAAAAGGATTCCGGAGGTCCGGGTGATGCGGAGGCCGGTGCCTGGCCATTGTCGCCGCCTGCTGAAATCTGTGGTAATACACAATTACTGACAGGGCCTGCTGTTGCGCCGGCGGGTGCTATTTCTGTGCCGGCAGGTAATAACAGCGGTTTTGACTTTAAACGCGAAGGAGCTACTTTTTATCTGGAGTCTGGTGTGCATACAATAGGCGGTGATGCATTAAGCCAGATTATACCGGCTGACAATACCACGTTTATTGGCGCTCCTGGCGCCATCCTGGATGGTCAGCATGTCAATCAATATGCGTTTACACAACGGGCTGTCAATGTAACGATCCGTTATCTTACTATCCGCAACTTCATGGCGCCGCGCGACGAAGGTGTTGTAAACCATGATGCCGGCGATAAATGGACCATTGAGTATAATACCATCGCTAATAACAAAGGCGCAGGCCTGATGGTAGGGCCCAATAATATTTACCGTTATAATTGTATAAAAGATAATGGTCAATATGGTATTAACTCCTGTTGCGGAACTGAAACCAACGAGGTGGTAAATTTTGTATTGGACCATAATGAAATTGCGGGTAACAATACCGATGATTGGGAGAGCAAAATCGATGGATGTGGTTGTACTGGTGGCGTAAAGTTCTGGATCAACAAGAATACCACAGTGACTAATAATTGGGTGCATAATAATAAAGGGGTAGGCTTATGGCTGGATAATAATAATCGGGGTTTCGTGATTGAAAATAATTATATCAATGATAATGATGGAAATGGATTAATGATAGAAGCCGGTTATGATGCCAGGGTACGTTTCAATAATTTTAAGAAGAATGCAATCGTTGCTGGTAAAGAGAGTGCGAGAAAAGGCGATTATTTCCCTGTTCCTGCAATATATATTTCCGAAGCCGGCAGTCCGCGTGGATTTAATCTGAAAACTTCCCCCATGCTAATCAGCAACAATAATTTTGAGAACAACTGGGGTGGTGTAGTGTTGTGGGAAAATGCAAACAGGTATAGTGGCTCCAGCGCTAACACTCATAAGGCGGGCACAATAAAGATTAGAAACCTGTATGATGATTCTCCCTGCAAATCCGGTTTGCCGGATGTTATTCCTGGTAGCGTTGTAGATAAGTTTGTTTGTCGCTGGTCAACAGAAAATGTGGTGGTAGAGAATAATGAATTCAGAATAGATAAAGCGCTGCTGGGATGTACAGGAGGAAATTACTGCGGTATCAATGGAATATTTTCTGAGTACGGCACATTTCCTGAATTCAGTGGTTACCAGATTCCCTGGCGGATCACCTTTCAGCAGGATAATATCTTCCGTAATAATCACTATTACGGCGACTGGCAATTTGCCGGATTTGAAGTAACTACACCTGATGGCTCCCGTGTATCATGGAAAAACTGGACAGCCCCTGCACCACCCGTACCTGATAAGCCCTCAATAGATAACCGCCCTGGAACATTTGGGCAGGATAAGGGTAGTACTTATGTGAAATAG